Proteins from a genomic interval of Veillonellaceae bacterium:
- a CDS encoding SpoIIE family protein phosphatase, translating to MSQLHADVSIAQLSKVGEELCGDKIVVTHTKEGTIIVLSDGLGSGVKANILATLTTKIASSMLKRGIPLADVVSTIADTLPVCRQRKIAYSTLHILKVASSGLVTVVEFDCPTSFLIRDGKVQPFQLTEKVISGKLIKEGQLLLRENDLIVAVSDGIIHAGIGGLLKLGWGWKGIADQLQSIARQDCSASYISDNIIRCTEGYYLGQPGDDSTIVTVKMRKTRRLTILTGPPVDRRFDEKLVKRFLSQPGKKVVAGGTTAHIVSKVCNRPLKMDISSYSEYIPPMGHIEGVDLVTEGILTLNAVLECITNHRNERGCLERNGANLLAEMLLEADKIDIYAGKSTNPAHHNPSFPFKINVKPQVLAKLQAVLESKGKEVSIEWF from the coding sequence ATGAGCCAGCTTCACGCTGATGTAAGTATAGCGCAGTTATCGAAGGTGGGCGAGGAGCTGTGCGGTGATAAAATAGTTGTTACGCATACCAAGGAAGGTACTATTATAGTTTTGTCTGATGGACTCGGAAGCGGTGTTAAGGCAAATATTCTCGCAACTTTAACAACCAAGATCGCGTCTTCAATGCTGAAACGCGGAATTCCCTTAGCCGATGTAGTCAGTACAATTGCTGATACCTTGCCGGTTTGCCGTCAGCGTAAAATTGCTTATTCTACCCTTCATATTTTAAAAGTGGCATCGTCTGGTCTGGTTACAGTAGTTGAATTTGATTGTCCAACTTCTTTTCTTATCCGCGATGGGAAGGTTCAGCCTTTCCAACTAACCGAAAAGGTAATTAGCGGAAAACTTATTAAAGAGGGGCAATTATTACTAAGAGAAAACGATTTGATAGTTGCCGTCAGCGATGGTATTATTCACGCAGGGATAGGCGGTTTACTAAAGTTGGGCTGGGGCTGGAAGGGAATTGCTGATCAATTACAGTCTATAGCAAGACAAGATTGCAGCGCGAGTTATATTAGTGATAATATAATTCGCTGCACCGAGGGTTATTATCTTGGTCAGCCAGGAGATGACTCTACTATCGTTACGGTAAAAATGCGTAAGACTCGTCGCTTAACAATTCTTACCGGACCACCAGTCGATCGTAGATTTGATGAAAAGCTAGTTAAACGGTTCTTAAGCCAACCCGGCAAGAAGGTTGTAGCTGGCGGTACTACTGCGCATATTGTTAGTAAGGTATGTAATCGTCCTTTAAAAATGGATATTTCAAGCTATAGTGAATATATTCCGCCTATGGGTCATATTGAAGGGGTAGATCTAGTTACTGAAGGTATTTTGACTTTAAATGCTGTTCTTGAATGCATCACAAATCATCGTAACGAGAGAGGATGCTTAGAACGAAATGGCGCCAATCTGCTAGCTGAAATGTTACTAGAGGCTGATAAAATAGATATTTACGCTGGGAAATCAACCAACCCAGCCCATCATAATCCAAGTTTTCCTTTTAAAATTAATGTTAAGCCTCAAGTATTGGCAAAGCTTCAGGCAGTATTGGAGTCAAAAGGCAAGGAAGTAAGTATTGAGTGGTTTTAA
- a CDS encoding (2Fe-2S) ferredoxin domain-containing protein, which translates to MIKISICFGSACHLRGAYGVLTAFKFLLDKHDVEGVIDLAGEFCQGRCNEGVVIKINDEIVTHVSESNVSEIFREKILERFVCK; encoded by the coding sequence ATGATTAAGATTTCAATATGTTTCGGTAGTGCATGTCACCTTCGTGGTGCTTATGGCGTATTAACTGCATTTAAATTCTTACTGGATAAACATGATGTTGAAGGAGTAATTGATTTAGCTGGTGAATTTTGTCAGGGGCGCTGCAATGAGGGCGTTGTAATTAAGATTAATGATGAGATTGTTACTCATGTCTCTGAGAGCAATGTAAGCGAAATTTTTAGAGAAAAAATTTTGGAGCGATTTGTATGCAAATAA
- a CDS encoding 4Fe-4S binding protein — MQIINTRNVNCKDCHRCLRSCPVKAIGIRQGRARVLEDKCILCGKCVAECPQHAKRLTTHLPAIKEAISSGRKVVMSLATSFVGIFADYTPTQLMASIKALGFAAVEESAVGAQILSLLYRSLLKDCQGTVISSNCPVIVNMVKKYYPQLVDNLAPIVSPMMANGLLLKQKYGEDAFVVFAGSCMAKFAEQNEKSDKHAVDAVITFSQLRQWLKHAKITPKFVPYVPKPLGNARYFPVAGGVLKSFMDHDTLDTEIIAVDGIEKCMEVFDSLTKKEIAPHFIEAFSCVGGCIGGPASGSNQSIPVRRLKIIEFANQYKGQVTLEIPHSLDFTCKHEPTPIVNPEPSEIEIKKILQRIGKFTKADEKNCGACGYNTCRAKATAVFRGVAEIDMCIPYMRSKAESFANIIVENSITGIIVVDDKMIIQEINPAIKRMFSSAKQMEKGDSLMEYIDCSEFVNVSNNGQKVVGKRVEYPEYNLVTEQMIIPVPEHQLVIVAISDVTEHEKRAKDWEQMKEETVEKATDIINKQMHVAQEIAGLLGETTAETKSALLELMWLLKGKEEK; from the coding sequence ATGCAAATAATTAATACGCGTAATGTTAATTGTAAAGACTGCCATCGTTGTTTACGTTCATGTCCTGTAAAAGCTATCGGCATTAGGCAGGGTCGAGCAAGGGTCTTAGAGGATAAATGTATTCTGTGCGGTAAATGCGTTGCGGAATGCCCGCAGCATGCAAAGCGGCTGACTACTCATTTGCCAGCTATTAAAGAGGCGATTTCCAGTGGGCGCAAGGTCGTTATGAGTCTGGCAACTTCTTTTGTAGGTATTTTTGCTGATTATACACCCACCCAGCTAATGGCATCAATAAAGGCGCTTGGCTTTGCTGCAGTTGAGGAATCAGCTGTAGGAGCCCAAATACTTTCTCTTTTATACCGTTCCCTTTTAAAAGACTGTCAAGGGACGGTAATCTCATCAAACTGTCCAGTAATCGTTAATATGGTAAAGAAATATTACCCGCAGTTAGTTGATAATTTAGCGCCGATTGTTTCGCCTATGATGGCTAACGGTCTTTTACTTAAGCAGAAATATGGAGAAGATGCTTTTGTTGTATTTGCAGGATCATGTATGGCTAAATTTGCTGAACAAAATGAAAAAAGTGATAAGCATGCTGTTGATGCCGTCATAACTTTTAGCCAATTGCGCCAGTGGCTTAAACACGCCAAAATAACCCCGAAATTTGTCCCATATGTACCAAAACCGCTCGGTAACGCTAGGTATTTTCCGGTTGCAGGCGGAGTTTTAAAATCATTTATGGACCATGACACTTTAGATACCGAAATTATTGCTGTTGATGGTATAGAAAAATGTATGGAAGTTTTCGATAGTTTGACCAAGAAAGAAATTGCGCCTCATTTCATAGAGGCTTTTTCCTGTGTAGGTGGATGTATAGGTGGTCCTGCCAGTGGAAGTAATCAGTCCATACCGGTGAGAAGGTTGAAAATAATTGAATTTGCAAATCAATATAAAGGACAAGTTACCCTGGAAATTCCTCATTCTTTAGATTTCACGTGCAAACATGAACCAACACCTATTGTAAATCCGGAGCCAAGTGAAATAGAGATTAAGAAAATTCTTCAGCGAATTGGTAAGTTTACGAAAGCTGACGAGAAAAATTGCGGAGCTTGCGGTTATAATACTTGCCGAGCTAAAGCTACGGCAGTATTTCGTGGAGTAGCTGAAATAGATATGTGTATTCCTTATATGCGCTCTAAAGCCGAGTCCTTTGCTAATATAATCGTTGAAAACTCGATAACCGGTATTATTGTTGTTGATGATAAAATGATCATTCAAGAAATTAATCCAGCAATAAAACGGATGTTCAGCAGCGCTAAACAAATGGAAAAAGGCGATAGTCTAATGGAGTATATCGATTGTTCTGAGTTTGTCAACGTTTCTAATAACGGACAAAAAGTTGTTGGTAAACGTGTCGAGTACCCAGAATATAACTTAGTAACTGAGCAGATGATTATCCCGGTACCAGAACACCAATTAGTCATAGTAGCAATTTCAGATGTTACAGAGCATGAGAAACGCGCAAAAGACTGGGAACAGATGAAAGAGGAAACGGTTGAGAAGGCGACTGACATAATTAATAAACAGATGCATGTTGCTCAAGAAATTGCTGGTCTGCTTGGAGAGACGACTGCCGAAACCAAGTCTGCATTGTTGGAACTTATGTGGCTGCTCAAAGGCAAGGAGGAAAAGTAA